The Lodderomyces beijingensis strain CBS 14171 genome assembly, chromosome: 4 genome has a window encoding:
- a CDS encoding mitochondrial 54S ribosomal protein bL31m — protein MKQFIQVRYRSVSMAGEVHLSSRRVMRKIQQGRARPAIFYQFDSLVELSDGSVISRRSPAPKDEIRMINDQRNSVLWNPHRADLDTLDLTATGKIGKFKARFGQFGGEQHEGDEKLFSLMAENAEEITTGKLYDKRADYKRLK, from the coding sequence ATGAAACAGTTCATACAGGTCAGGTACAGGTCGGTGTCAATGGCCGGAGAGGTCCACTTGTCCTCCCGCAGAGTGATGCGCAAGATCCAGCAAGGCCGGGCCAGGCCCGCTATATTCTACCAGTTCGACTCCCTAGTAGAGCTCAGCGATGGCTCGGTCATTTCGAGGAGGTCGCCCGCACCCAAGGATGAAATCCGGATGATCAACGATCAAAGAAACAGCGTGCTTTGGAACCCGCACAGGGCCGACTTGGAcacgttggacttgactgccacgggcaagattggcaagttcaaagccCGGTTTGGCCAGTTTGGTGGGGAGCAACACGAGGGAGACGAGAAATTGTTCAGCTTGATGGCGGAGAATGCCGAGGAGATCACCACTGGGAAGTTGTATGATAAGAGAGCAGACTACAAGCGGTTGAAATAG